The following are encoded in a window of Panicum virgatum strain AP13 chromosome 5N, P.virgatum_v5, whole genome shotgun sequence genomic DNA:
- the LOC120676752 gene encoding ABC transporter C family member 3-like isoform X2 encodes MFTSAGFLSVLTFSWMGPLLAVGHKKTLGLDDVPGLDPGDSVSGLLPTFEANLEAVAGDVSGSRRKAVTAFKLTKALVRTVWWQVAVTAFYALVYNVATYVGPYLIDSLVQYLNGDERYASKGQLLVLAFIVAKVFECLSQRHWFFRLQQAGIRARSALVAVVYQKGLALSSQSRQSRTSGEMINIISVDADRVGIFSWYMHDLWLVPLQVGMALFILYSTLGLASLAALGATVVVMLANVPPGQMQEKFQQKLMDCKDVRMKATSEILRNMRILKLQGWEMKFLSKIIELRKTETNWLKKYLYTSTLVTFVFWGAPTVVAVVTFVACMLMGIPLESGKVLSALATFRVLQEPIYNLPDTISMVIQTKVSLDRIASFLCLEELPADAVQRLPSGSSDVAIEVRNGCFSWEASPQLLTLKDLNFQARQGMRIAVCGTVGSGKSSLLYCILGELPKLSGEVKICGTTAYVSQSAWIQSGKIQDNILFGMEMDDEKYERVLESCSLKKDLEILPFGDQTVIGERGINLSGGQKQRIQIARALYQEADIYLFDDPFSAVDAHTGSHLFKECLLGTLASKTVVYVTHQIEFLPAADLILVMKDGRIAQAGKYNDILGSGEEFMELVVAHKDALMALDEIDAADGSKETSPSRGTAKLTKSLSSAEKKDKQDEGNNQSGQLVQEEEREKGKVGFWVYWKYLTLAYKGVLVPLVLLAQILFQVLQIGSNYWMAWAAPVSKDVEPPVSTSTLISVYIALAVGSSFCVLLRALFLVTASYKTATLLFNKMHMSIFRAPMSFFDSTPSGRILNRASTDQSEVDTSIAYQMGSVAFAIIQLVGIIAVMSQVAWQVFVVFIPVVAACFWYQRYYIDTARELQRLVGVCKAPIIQHFAESITGSTTIRSLGKENQFVSANSHLMDAYSRPKFYNAGAMEWLCFRLDVLSSLTFAFSLIFLINLPPGVIDPGIAGLAVTYGLNLNMLQAWVVWSMCNLENKIISVERILQYMSIPEEPPLSMSEDKLAQDWPSQGEIQLRDLHVKYAPQLPFVLKGLTVTFPGGLKTGIVGRTGSGKSTLIQALFRIVDPTMGQILIDGVDICTIGLHDLRSRLSIIPQEPTMFEGTVRSNLDPLGEYIDNQIWEALDCCQLGDEVRKKELKLDSPVIENGENWSVGQRQLVCLGRVILKRSKILVLDEATASVDTATDNLIQKTLRQQFSEATVITIAHRITSVLDSDMVLLLDNGVAVERDTPARLLEDKSSLFSKLVAEYTMRSTHT; translated from the exons GTCGCGGTGACCGCGTTCTACGCGCTGGTCTACAACGTCGCCACCTACGTCGGCCCGTACCTCATCGACTCCCTGGTGCAGTACCTCAACGGCGACGAGAGGTACGCGAGCAAGGGGCAGCTCCTTGTCCTCGCCTTCATCGTCGCCAAGGTGTTCGAGTGCCTGTCGCAGCGCCACTGGTTCTTCCGGCTGCAGCAGGCCGGGATACGTGCGCGGTCCGCGCTGGTTGCCGTCGTGTACCAGAAGGGGCTCGCGCTGTCAAGCCAGTCGAGGCAGAGCCGAACCAGTGGCGAGATGATCAACATCATCAGCGTCGACGCCGACCGCGTGGGGATCTTCTCATGGTACATGCACGACCTCTGGCTGGTACCCTTGCAAGTCGGCATGGCACTGTTCATCCTGTATTCCACCCTCGGGCTGGCTTCgctcgccgcgctcggcgccACCGTGGTCGTCATGCTTGCCAATGTGCCTCCGGGGCAAATGCAGGAGAAGTTCCAGCAGAAGCTGATGGACTGCAAAGATGTCAGGATGAAGGCAACGTCCGAGATCCTGCGCAACATGCGGATTCTGAAGCTGCAAGGGTGGGAGATGAAGTTCTTGTCCAAGATCattgagctgaggaagacagaAACAAATTGGCTGAAGAAATACCTCTACACATCGACTTTGGTCACTTTCGTGTTCTGGGGAGCTCCTACCGTTGTTGCTGTGGTGACTTTTGTGGCTTGCATGCTCATGGGGATCCCATTGGAGTCCGGGAAAGTGCTATCTGCACTGGCCACATTCCGCGTGCTGCAGGAACCAATATACAACCTTCCTGACACGATTTCAATGGTGATTCAGACCAAGGTGTCTCTTGACAGGATAGCATCCTTCCTATGTCTGGAGGAGCTGCCCGCTGATGCTGTGCAGAGGCTGCCAAGTGGGAGCTCAGATGTTGCAATTGAAGTCAGGAACGGGTGCTTCTCCTGGGAGGCCTCACCACAATTGCTGACGCTGAAGGACCTGAATTTCCAAGCTCGGCAAGGCATGCGCATTGCAGTTTGTGGGACGGTTGGTTCCGGCAAATCAAGCTTGCTATATTGCATTCTTGGCGAGCTTCCGAAGTTATCAGGAGAGGTTAAGATTTGTGGGACGACTGCATATGTCAGCCAGTCAGCATGGATACAGAGTGGCAAAATACAGGACAACATACTGTTTGGCATGGAGATGGATGATGAGAAGTATGAAAGGGTCCTTGAATCCTGCTCACTGAAGAAAGACTTGGAAATTTTGCCATTTGGTGACCAGACTGTCATCGGAGAGCGAGGAATCAACCTTAGTGGCGGGCAGAAGCAAAGGATTCAGATAGCCCGCGCTTTGTATCAGGAAGCTGACATCTATTTGTTTGATGATCCATTCAGTGCAGTTGATGCTCATACAGGATCCCACCTTTTCAAG GAATGCTTGCTTGGGACTTTGGCTTCAAAAACAGTAGTTTATGTTACGCATCAGATTGAATTTCTACCAGCAGCTGATCTCATTCTG GTCATGAAAGATGGGAGAATAGCACAAGCAGGCAAATACAATGATATACTTGGTTCAGGGGAAGAATTCATGGAGCTGGTTGTTGCTCACAAGGATGCTCTGATGGCATTGGATGAGATTGATGCCGCGGATGGAAGCAAAGAGACCTCCCCTTCCAGAGGCACAGCAAAGCTGACCAAATCACTATCATCGGCCGAGAAGAAAGACAAACAGGACGAAGGGAACAATCAGAGTGGACAGCTGGtgcaggaagaagaaagggagaaAGGCAAAGTTGGATTTTGGGTCTACTGGAAGTACCTTACCTTAGCCTATAAGGGAGTTCTTGTGCCGTTAGTGTTGCTTGCGCAGATACTTTTCCAAGTACTACAAATTGGGAGCAATTACTGGATGGCTTGGGCTGCTCCCGTTTCAAAGGACGTTGAGCCTCCAGTGAGCACGTCAACACTGATATCTGTCTATATCGCTTTGGCCGTTGGAAGCTCATTCTGCGTCCTCTTAAGAGCGCTGTTTCTTGTAACGGCTTCATACAAGACAGCAACTCTGTTATTCAACAAGATGCACATGTCCATATTTAGAGCTCCTATGTCATTCTTTGATTCCACTCCAAGTGGGCGCATCTTGAATAGA GCTTCAACTGATCAAAGTGAAGTGGACACCAGCATCGCTTACCAAATGGGCTCTGTTGCATTTGCTATCATACAACTTGTTGGAATTATTGCTGTGATGTCTCAGGTTGCATGGCAGGTCTTTGTTGTTTTCATTCCTGTAGTTGCAGCGTGTTTCTGGTATCAG AGATACTACATTGACACAGCCAGGGAGCTGCAAAGGCTAGTAGGTGTTTGCAAAGCTCCTATCATACAGCATTTTGCAGAATCAATAACAGGATCGACTACCATCAGAAGTTTAGGCAAGGAAAATCAGTTTGTTTCAGCAAATAGCCATCTAATGGATGCCTACTCTCGACCGAAATTCTACAATGCTGGAGCGATGGAGTGGCTTTGCTTTCGCCTGGATGTGCTGTCATCTCTTACATTTGCCTTCTCTTTGATATTTTTGATCAATCTTCCACCCGGTGTCATTGATCCAG GGATTGCTGGTCTTGCAGTCACATATGGGCTTAACCTGAACATGCTCCAAGCATGGGTTGTCTGGAGCATGTGCAATTTGGAGAATAAGATCATATCAGTAGAGAGAATTCTGCAATATATGAGCATTCCTGAAGAACCCCCGCTTTCCATGTCAGAAGATAAGTTGGCTCAGGACTGGCCATCTCAAGGAGAAATTCAGCTCCGTGACCTCCAT GTGAAATATGCCCCACAGCTGCCATTTGTTCTGAAGGGACTTACAGTCACATTTCCTGGAGGCCTGAAAACCGGTATTGTTGGAAGAACAGGAAGTGGCAAATCTACCCTCATACAGGCCCTTTTCCGTATCGTGGACCCAACTATGGGCCAGATACTAATAGATGGCGTCGACATTTGCACCATTGGTCTGCACGATCTGCGATCCAGATTGAGCATCATTCCTCAAGAGCCAACCATGTTTGAGGGTACTGTAAGAAGCAACCTTGACCCTCTTGGGGAATACATTGACAATCAAATCTGGGAG GCATTGGATTGCTGTCAGCTAGGTGATGAGGTTAGGAAGAAGGAGCTGAAGCTTGACTCACCAG TGATAGAGAACGGCGAGAACTGGAGCGTGGGTCAGCGTCAGCTCGTGTGCCTCGGTAGGGTAATCCTGAAACGGAGCAAAATCCTCGTCCTGGACGAAGCCACCGCCTCGGTGGACACCGCCACGGACAACCTGATCCAGAAGACGCTCCGGCAGCAGTTCTCCGAGGCGACGGTCATCACGATCGCGCACAGGATCACGTCGGTCCTCGACAGCGACATGGTCCTGCTCCTCGACAACG GTGTGGCCGTGgagcgcgacacgccggccagGCTGCTGGAGGACAAGTCGTCGCTCTTCTCAAAGCTCGTCGCGGAATACACGATGAGATCGACGCACACGTAG